The following coding sequences lie in one Pseudomonas sp. SL4(2022) genomic window:
- the glsB gene encoding glutaminase B: MQALLNEIIDQVRPLIGQGKVADYIPALADVPANQLGIAVYSNDGELYCAGDAHTPFSVQSISKVFSLVQAIQHSGESIWQRLGHEPSGQPFNSLVQLEFERGKPRNPFINAGALVICDINQSRFAAPVLSMRDFVRRLAGNPEVVVDRHVAESEYQYRARNAAAAYLMQSFGNFHNDVEAVLRSYFSYCALRMSCVDLARAFCFLANDGFCKHSGQQILSARQSKQVNAIMATSGLYDEAGNFAYRVGLPGKSGVGGGIVAVVPGRFSVCVWSPELNAAGNSLAGIKALELLSERIGWSVF, from the coding sequence ATGCAAGCGCTGTTGAATGAAATTATTGATCAAGTCCGCCCGCTGATCGGGCAAGGGAAAGTGGCCGATTACATCCCGGCGCTGGCCGATGTGCCGGCCAACCAGCTGGGCATCGCGGTGTACAGCAACGACGGCGAGCTTTACTGCGCCGGTGATGCGCACACGCCGTTCTCGGTGCAGAGCATTTCCAAGGTGTTCAGCCTGGTGCAGGCGATTCAGCATTCCGGCGAGTCCATCTGGCAGCGTCTGGGCCATGAGCCGTCCGGCCAACCCTTCAACTCGCTGGTGCAGCTGGAGTTCGAGCGTGGCAAGCCGCGCAATCCATTTATCAATGCCGGCGCCCTGGTGATCTGCGACATCAATCAGTCGCGCTTTGCCGCGCCGGTGCTGTCGATGCGCGACTTCGTGCGCCGTTTGGCCGGCAATCCCGAGGTGGTGGTGGACCGGCACGTGGCTGAGTCGGAATACCAGTACCGTGCGCGCAACGCGGCGGCCGCCTACCTGATGCAGTCCTTCGGCAATTTTCACAATGATGTGGAAGCGGTGCTGCGCAGCTATTTCAGCTACTGCGCGCTGCGCATGAGCTGCGTCGACCTGGCGCGGGCCTTCTGTTTTCTGGCCAACGATGGCTTCTGCAAGCACAGCGGTCAACAGATCCTCAGTGCGCGGCAGAGCAAGCAGGTCAACGCAATCATGGCCACCAGCGGCCTGTATGACGAGGCAGGCAACTTCGCCTACCGCGTCGGCCTGCCGGGCAAGAGTGGTGTTGGCGGCGGTATTGTCGCCGTGGTGCCGGGGCGTTTCAGCGTGTGCGTGTGGTCACCGGAGCTGAACGCCGCCGGCAACTCCCTGGCCGGGATCAAGGCCCTG
- a CDS encoding PA3496 family putative envelope integrity protein, translated as MSGYLDQPQSRESSDAKARRKLLDQRRMEYRRAIESYAEQRQLQQQLADYPELIAVNYLAGKQALARQSVQPGR; from the coding sequence ATGTCTGGCTATCTGGATCAACCGCAATCTCGTGAAAGCAGCGACGCCAAAGCCCGGCGCAAGCTGTTGGATCAGCGCCGTATGGAGTACCGCCGCGCCATTGAGAGCTATGCCGAGCAGCGCCAGTTGCAACAGCAGCTGGCGGATTATCCGGAGCTGATTGCGGTCAACTACCTGGCGGGCAAGCAGGCATTGGCGCGGCAAAGCGTTCAGCCAGGGCGTTGA
- a CDS encoding LysR family transcriptional regulator, with the protein MRKSLLRMTFRQIQVFRSVCSHLSYSRAAEEMALTQPAVSLQIRQLEELIGQPLFDYVGKKLYLTEAAEALLRASADIFGRLESLDMQLADLQGSLQGQLSLAIESSAKYFAPHLFAAFRQQYPEVNLQLVVTNHSQALKRLNANRDDLLIMSRVPTDMNLEFLPFLNNPIIAVAPPDHPLCMQGPLSLQDLTAFPLLIREAGSGTRQACEEYCHQKRAHFAQTLEVGSMEGQCEGVIAGLGLALLPRHAVRRELECGALRELPVAELPLLRSWCLVHPRSKYLSPVAQAFFAFVRDQRSLINALAERFAAPMPACPPGS; encoded by the coding sequence GTGCGTAAGTCTCTGTTGCGTATGACATTTCGTCAGATTCAGGTATTCCGCTCGGTGTGCAGCCACCTCTCATACAGCCGCGCGGCAGAGGAAATGGCCCTGACCCAGCCGGCGGTCAGCCTGCAGATTCGCCAGCTGGAGGAGCTGATCGGCCAGCCGCTGTTCGACTATGTCGGTAAAAAGCTCTACCTGACCGAAGCGGCCGAAGCCCTGCTGCGCGCCAGTGCGGATATTTTCGGCCGCTTGGAAAGCCTTGATATGCAGCTCGCTGACCTGCAAGGCTCGCTGCAGGGGCAACTGAGCCTGGCCATCGAATCCAGCGCCAAGTACTTCGCTCCCCACCTGTTCGCCGCTTTTCGTCAGCAATACCCAGAAGTCAACTTACAGCTGGTGGTCACCAATCACAGCCAGGCGCTCAAGCGTCTGAACGCCAACCGCGATGACCTGCTGATCATGTCACGCGTGCCGACGGACATGAATCTGGAGTTTCTGCCCTTCCTGAATAACCCGATCATCGCCGTGGCACCGCCCGATCACCCGCTGTGCATGCAGGGTCCGCTGAGCCTGCAGGACCTCACCGCATTTCCGCTGCTGATCCGCGAAGCCGGCTCTGGCACACGCCAGGCCTGTGAGGAGTATTGCCACCAGAAGCGCGCGCACTTTGCGCAAACCCTGGAAGTCGGCTCCATGGAAGGCCAGTGCGAAGGTGTCATCGCCGGCCTCGGCCTGGCTTTGCTGCCACGCCACGCCGTGCGCCGCGAGCTGGAATGCGGCGCCTTGCGCGAACTGCCGGTGGCCGAGCTGCCGCTGCTGCGCAGCTGGTGCCTGGTACACCCGCGCAGCAAATACCTGTCACCGGTGGCCCAGGCGTTTTTCGCCTTTGTGCGCGATCAACGCAGCCTGATCAACGCCCTGGCTGAACGCTTTGCCGCGCCAATGCCTGCTTGCCCGCCAGGTAGTTGA
- a CDS encoding P-II family nitrogen regulator, whose product MDAHIRTLLTVICEAALEKKLVADLEQLGAPGWTISDARGRGGRGVRSAGWDTEGNIRVEIICTRDVAGRIAGHLQARYYANYAMVCYLAQVEVLRPEKF is encoded by the coding sequence ATGGACGCGCATATCCGCACCCTGCTTACCGTGATCTGCGAAGCCGCGCTGGAGAAAAAGCTGGTGGCTGACCTGGAACAGCTCGGCGCGCCGGGTTGGACCATCTCCGATGCCCGTGGCCGGGGTGGCCGAGGCGTGCGCAGCGCCGGCTGGGACACCGAAGGCAATATCCGCGTGGAAATCATCTGCACCCGCGATGTCGCCGGGCGTATCGCCGGCCATCTGCAGGCGCGCTACTACGCCAACTACGCCATGGTCTGCTACCTGGCCCAAGTGGAAGTGCTGCGCCCGGAAAAGTTTTAG
- the oadA gene encoding sodium-extruding oxaloacetate decarboxylase subunit alpha, protein MNKKITITDTILRDAHQSIIATRMRLDDMLPICAKLDQVGYWSLEVWGGATFDACVRFLKEDPWERLRKLKAGLPNTRLQMLLRGQNLLGYRHYSDDVVRAFVAKAAVNGIDVFRIFDAMNDVRNLRVSIEAVKAAGKHAQGTIAYTTSPVHTVEAFVKQAKAMQAMGIDSIAIKDMAGLLTPYATADLVRALKAEVDLPVFIHSHDTAGMGSMCQLKAIEAGADHIDTAISSFAWGTSHPGTESMVAALKGSPYDTGLDLALIQEIGLYFHAVRKKYHQFESEFTAVDTRVQVNQVPGGMMSNLANQLKEQGALNRINEVFAEIPRVREDLGFPPLVTPTSQIVGTQAVFNVLAGERYKTITNEVKLYLQGRYGLAPGKVNEQLRKQAIGSEEVIEVRPADLIKPEMAKLREEIGSLAKSEEDVLTYAMFPDIGRKFLEERAAGTLTPEVLLPIPEAGGVAPAGGEGVPTEFVVDVHGESYRVDITGVGVKSDGKRHFYLSIDGMPEEVVFEPLNDFVAGSGGKRKQASAPGDVSTSMPGNIVDVLVKVGDTVKAGQAVLISEAMKMETEVQAPIAGTVTAVHVTKGDRVNPGDVLVEIEG, encoded by the coding sequence ATGAACAAGAAGATCACCATCACCGATACCATCCTGCGCGATGCCCACCAGTCGATCATCGCCACGCGCATGCGCCTGGATGACATGCTGCCGATCTGCGCCAAGCTTGACCAGGTTGGTTACTGGTCGCTGGAAGTCTGGGGCGGCGCGACCTTCGATGCCTGTGTGCGCTTCCTCAAGGAAGACCCCTGGGAGCGTCTGCGCAAGCTCAAAGCCGGCCTGCCCAACACCCGCCTGCAGATGCTGTTGCGCGGGCAGAACCTGCTTGGTTATCGCCATTACAGCGATGACGTGGTGCGCGCCTTTGTGGCCAAAGCCGCCGTCAATGGCATCGACGTGTTCCGCATCTTTGATGCGATGAACGACGTGCGTAACCTGCGTGTGTCCATCGAAGCGGTGAAGGCTGCCGGCAAACATGCCCAGGGCACCATTGCCTACACCACCAGCCCGGTGCACACCGTCGAGGCGTTCGTGAAGCAGGCCAAGGCCATGCAGGCCATGGGCATCGACTCCATCGCGATCAAGGACATGGCTGGCCTGCTGACGCCATATGCCACCGCTGATTTAGTGCGGGCATTGAAAGCGGAAGTCGACCTGCCGGTGTTTATCCACAGCCATGACACCGCTGGCATGGGCTCGATGTGCCAGCTCAAGGCGATTGAAGCCGGTGCTGACCATATCGACACCGCCATCTCCAGCTTTGCCTGGGGCACCAGCCATCCGGGCACCGAGTCGATGGTCGCCGCACTCAAGGGCAGCCCCTACGACACCGGGCTGGATCTGGCGTTGATTCAGGAGATCGGCCTGTACTTCCATGCGGTGCGCAAGAAGTACCACCAGTTCGAGAGCGAATTCACCGCCGTGGACACCCGCGTGCAGGTCAACCAGGTGCCGGGCGGGATGATGTCCAACCTGGCCAACCAGCTCAAAGAGCAGGGCGCGCTGAATCGCATCAACGAAGTGTTTGCGGAGATTCCGCGGGTGCGTGAAGACCTCGGCTTCCCGCCGCTGGTCACGCCGACTTCGCAGATTGTCGGCACCCAGGCGGTGTTCAACGTCCTCGCCGGCGAGCGTTACAAGACCATCACCAACGAGGTGAAACTCTACCTGCAGGGCCGCTACGGCCTGGCGCCGGGCAAGGTCAATGAGCAACTGCGCAAGCAGGCGATTGGCAGCGAAGAAGTCATCGAAGTACGCCCGGCCGACCTGATCAAGCCGGAGATGGCCAAACTGCGCGAGGAAATCGGCAGCCTGGCCAAGTCCGAAGAAGATGTGCTGACCTACGCCATGTTCCCGGATATCGGGCGCAAGTTCCTCGAGGAACGCGCTGCCGGCACCCTGACGCCGGAAGTGCTGCTGCCGATTCCGGAAGCCGGCGGTGTGGCCCCAGCCGGTGGTGAAGGTGTACCGACCGAATTCGTGGTGGATGTACACGGCGAAAGCTACCGCGTCGACATCACCGGTGTCGGCGTGAAGAGTGACGGCAAGCGCCACTTCTACCTGTCGATTGACGGCATGCCGGAAGAAGTGGTGTTCGAGCCGCTCAATGACTTCGTTGCCGGCAGCGGTGGCAAACGCAAACAGGCCAGTGCGCCGGGCGATGTCAGCACCAGCATGCCGGGTAATATCGTCGATGTGCTGGTCAAGGTCGGTGACACGGTCAAGGCTGGTCAGGCGGTGCTGATCAGCGAAGCCATGAAGATGGAAACCGAAGTGCAGGCGCCAATTGCCGGCACCGTGACGGCGGTACATGTGACCAAGGGCGACCGGGTCAACCCGGGAGACGTACTGGTGGAGATCGAAGGTTAA
- a CDS encoding sodium-dependent bicarbonate transport family permease, producing the protein MSLDPVVLFFVFGLLAGLLRSELKLPPALYETLSIILLLAIGLHGGVELAEQASWQLLGQAAWVLGLGVALPLLAFAVLRGLGFDRVNAAAVAAHYGSVSAGTFAVVVAYMLAKGIEFESYMPLFVAILEIPAILVGILLAKGIARDTDWGELGREIFLGKSIMLLLGGLIIGAIAGKEAIKPLEPFYTSMFKPVLALFLLEMGLIASGQLGSLRQFGLRLLGFALLMPLLGALIGALLGRFMGLSLGGTAVLATLAASASYIAVPAALRLALPEANPSLSLTASLGITFPFNIIVGIPLYLMLAEQLMAWGL; encoded by the coding sequence GTGAGTCTGGATCCGGTGGTGCTGTTCTTTGTTTTCGGCCTGTTGGCGGGTCTGCTGAGAAGTGAGTTGAAACTGCCGCCAGCGTTGTATGAAACCCTCTCGATCATTCTGCTGCTGGCCATTGGTCTGCACGGTGGTGTGGAGTTGGCCGAGCAGGCCAGTTGGCAGTTGCTCGGGCAGGCGGCCTGGGTGCTAGGCCTGGGTGTGGCGCTGCCGCTGCTGGCCTTTGCTGTGCTGCGTGGCCTGGGCTTCGACCGGGTCAACGCCGCGGCAGTGGCGGCGCACTATGGTTCGGTCAGCGCCGGTACGTTCGCCGTGGTAGTGGCCTATATGCTGGCCAAGGGCATCGAATTCGAAAGCTACATGCCACTGTTTGTCGCCATTCTGGAAATCCCGGCGATTCTGGTCGGCATCCTGCTGGCCAAGGGCATTGCCCGTGACACCGACTGGGGCGAGTTGGGTCGGGAGATCTTTCTCGGCAAAAGCATCATGCTGCTGCTCGGTGGCCTGATCATCGGTGCGATTGCCGGCAAGGAGGCGATCAAGCCGCTGGAGCCGTTCTACACCAGCATGTTCAAGCCGGTGCTGGCGCTGTTTCTGCTGGAGATGGGGCTGATTGCCTCCGGTCAACTCGGCTCGCTGAGGCAGTTTGGCCTGCGCCTGCTTGGCTTTGCCCTGCTGATGCCACTGCTGGGGGCGCTGATCGGCGCATTGCTCGGCCGCTTTATGGGCCTCAGCCTCGGCGGTACGGCGGTGCTGGCTACGCTGGCGGCGTCGGCGTCTTATATCGCCGTACCGGCGGCCTTGCGTCTGGCCTTGCCCGAAGCCAACCCGTCGCTGTCGCTGACGGCGTCGCTGGGCATCACCTTTCCCTTCAATATCATCGTCGGCATCCCGTTGTACCTGATGCTGGCCGAACAGCTGATGGCCTGGGGGCTCTGA
- the hexR gene encoding transcriptional regulator HexR, producing the protein MNLLQHIAQSRPLLRKSELKVADHVLLDPASVMHSSMAELAHSVGISEPTIVRFCRAIGCTGFQDLKLKLAQSLAAGASFGQFAIHEDDSVADFSLKIFDTTLHTLIEVREKLDTQALQQAIAAIANAQRVEFYGFGASGAVAADAQHKFFRLLLTAAAYSDPHMQAMSAVTLKPTDVAICISQSGRSKDLLITANLVREAGATLITLCPSQTPLADLATVNLAIDVQEDTEIYTPLTSRIAHLVVIDVLAMGVAMARGPGLVNHLKSVKRSLRSLRLSPKAHKNSDD; encoded by the coding sequence GTGAACCTGTTGCAGCACATTGCCCAGTCGCGCCCCCTGTTACGCAAGTCCGAGCTGAAGGTGGCGGATCATGTTCTGCTCGACCCGGCCTCGGTCATGCACAGTTCCATGGCCGAGCTGGCCCACAGTGTCGGCATCAGTGAGCCGACCATCGTGCGCTTCTGCCGGGCGATTGGCTGCACCGGCTTTCAGGACCTTAAGCTCAAACTGGCACAGAGCCTGGCTGCCGGCGCCAGTTTTGGCCAGTTCGCGATTCATGAAGACGATTCGGTGGCGGACTTCAGCCTGAAGATCTTCGACACCACCCTGCACACCCTGATCGAGGTGCGCGAGAAGCTCGACACCCAGGCCCTGCAGCAGGCCATTGCGGCGATCGCCAATGCGCAACGGGTGGAATTCTATGGCTTCGGTGCGTCCGGCGCGGTGGCAGCGGATGCTCAGCACAAGTTTTTCCGCCTGCTGCTGACTGCAGCGGCCTATTCCGACCCGCACATGCAGGCGATGAGTGCAGTGACCTTGAAGCCCACTGACGTGGCCATCTGCATTTCCCAGTCCGGACGCTCCAAGGACCTGCTGATCACTGCCAATCTGGTCCGCGAGGCGGGCGCGACGCTGATCACCCTGTGTCCGAGCCAGACCCCGCTGGCCGACCTGGCCACCGTCAACCTGGCCATCGATGTGCAGGAAGACACCGAAATCTACACCCCGTTGACTTCGCGCATTGCGCATCTGGTGGTGATCGACGTGCTGGCCATGGGCGTGGCCATGGCCCGCGGGCCAGGCCTGGTCAACCACCTGAAGAGCGTCAAGCGCAGTTTGCGCAGCCTGCGCTTGTCGCCCAAGGCGCACAAGAACAGCGACGACTGA
- a CDS encoding acetyl-CoA carboxylase biotin carboxylase subunit — protein MIKKILIANRGEIAVRIVRACAEMGIRSVAVYSDADRHALHVKRADEAHSIGEEPLAGYLNPRKLVNLAVETGCDALHPGYGFLSENAELAEICAERGIKFIGPSAEVIRRMGDKTEARRSMIAAGVPCTPGTEGNVADIAEALREGDRIGYPVMLKATNGGGGRGIRRCNSRDELEQAYPRVISEATKAFGRAEVFLEKCIVNPKHIEAQVLADSFGNTVHLFERDCSIQRRNQKLIEIAPSPQLTPEQRAYIGDLSVRAAKAVGYENAGTVEFLLAEDGELYFMEMNTRVQVEHTITEEITGIDIVREQIRIAAGLELSVKQEDIIHRGYALQFRINAEDPKNNFLPSFGKITRYYAPGGPGVRTDTAIYTGYTIPPYYDSMCLKLVVWALTWEEALARGLRALDDMRVQGVKTTAAYYQEILRNPEFRSGQFNTSFVESHPELTEYSIKRNPSHLAIAIATAIAAHAGL, from the coding sequence GTGATCAAGAAAATCCTGATAGCCAACCGCGGTGAGATTGCCGTGCGCATCGTGCGGGCCTGTGCCGAAATGGGCATTCGCTCGGTGGCGGTATATTCCGATGCCGATCGCCATGCGTTGCACGTCAAACGCGCTGACGAAGCCCACAGCATCGGTGAAGAGCCGTTGGCCGGTTATCTGAACCCGCGCAAGCTGGTCAATCTGGCGGTGGAAACCGGTTGTGATGCGTTGCACCCCGGTTATGGCTTCCTCTCCGAGAACGCCGAACTGGCGGAAATCTGCGCCGAGCGCGGGATCAAGTTCATCGGCCCTTCGGCGGAAGTGATCCGGCGCATGGGCGATAAGACCGAAGCGCGGCGCAGCATGATCGCCGCCGGTGTGCCCTGCACTCCCGGCACCGAAGGCAACGTGGCGGATATCGCCGAGGCACTGCGCGAAGGTGACCGCATCGGCTACCCGGTGATGCTCAAGGCCACCAACGGCGGTGGCGGTCGCGGTATCCGCCGCTGCAACAGCCGCGATGAACTGGAGCAGGCCTACCCACGGGTGATCTCCGAGGCGACCAAGGCCTTCGGTCGCGCCGAAGTGTTTCTGGAAAAATGCATCGTCAATCCCAAGCACATTGAGGCGCAGGTTCTCGCCGACAGCTTCGGCAACACCGTGCACCTGTTCGAGCGCGACTGCTCGATCCAGCGGCGTAACCAGAAACTGATCGAAATCGCCCCCAGCCCGCAGCTGACGCCTGAGCAGCGTGCCTACATCGGCGACCTGTCGGTGCGCGCGGCCAAGGCCGTCGGTTATGAGAACGCCGGTACCGTGGAGTTTCTGCTGGCCGAGGATGGCGAGCTGTACTTTATGGAGATGAACACCCGGGTGCAGGTGGAACACACCATCACCGAGGAAATCACCGGCATCGATATCGTCCGCGAGCAGATTCGCATCGCCGCCGGCCTGGAGCTGTCGGTCAAGCAGGAAGACATCATCCACCGTGGTTATGCCCTGCAGTTCCGCATCAATGCCGAGGACCCGAAGAACAACTTCCTGCCCTCGTTCGGCAAGATCACCCGCTACTACGCCCCCGGTGGCCCCGGCGTGCGCACCGACACGGCGATCTACACCGGCTACACCATTCCGCCTTACTACGACTCCATGTGCCTGAAGCTGGTGGTCTGGGCGCTGACCTGGGAAGAGGCGCTGGCGCGCGGCCTGCGCGCCCTGGATGACATGCGTGTGCAGGGGGTGAAAACCACCGCCGCCTATTACCAGGAAATCCTGCGTAACCCGGAATTTCGCAGCGGCCAGTTCAACACCAGTTTCGTCGAGTCTCACCCGGAGTTGACCGAATACTCGATCAAGCGCAACCCGTCGCACCTGGCCATCGCCATCGCCACCGCCATTGCTGCCCACGCCGGCCTGTAG